From Oncorhynchus clarkii lewisi isolate Uvic-CL-2024 chromosome 26, UVic_Ocla_1.0, whole genome shotgun sequence, the proteins below share one genomic window:
- the LOC139384469 gene encoding proline-rich protein 33-like encodes MKNLPPSPLLKRDSQPAPRTKASASVKAPSTNRGMSSPSQPKTGQTEKDTMEDVEANASGAQGKAARRQETPCTKPTISTASSTVDNVDKVDKPQAPTAKPSLANAALNAMKPKSMKTMFSGWSRLKKHMVVEPKEPQFPEPEPESVRRDGAIYSKNTDQAKSSQASSAKVKDHSEKGKEVLKETEAPRAMKMWDAMLFHMFSTKEAIMQQIKASKASDGSDKKKDQREQTNKTRKVNQQKENEMEVVPSFASRLPLLLYSPRFDARKIKEAAEKPLVKMSAVFQRGLINRKNQDGEGKDFNKTARGFGSSRTTDV; translated from the exons ATGAAAAACCTTCCACCAAGTCCACTACTGAAACGAGATTCACAGCCAGCTCCACGAACGAAG GCCTCAGCCTCTGTAAAAGCCCCGTCCACAAACAGAGGAATGTCATCGCCATCTCAGCCAAAGActggacagacagagaaagacacaatGGAAGATGTGGAAGCCAATGCATCAGGTGCACAGGGGAAAGCAGCCAGACGTCAAGAGACACCCTGTACGAAGCCTACGATATCAACTGCATCTTCGACTGTTGACAATGTAGACAAAGTAGACAAGCCCCAAGCTCCAACAGCTAAACCTAGCCTTGCTAACGCTGCACTGAATGCAATGAAACCTAAAAGTATGAAGACCATGTTCAGTGGCTGGTCGCGCCTCAAAAAACACATGGTCGTTGAACCAAAGGAACCTCAGTTCCCGGAGCCAGAGCCCGAATCTGTCCGCAGGGATGGCGCCATCTACAGTAAGAACACTGACCAGGCCAAATCCAGTCAAGCTTCTTCAGCAAAAGTCAAAGACCACTCTGAGAAGGGCAAAGAAGTGCTGAAGGAGACAGAGGCGCCCAGAGCAATGAAGATGTGGGACGCCATGCTCTTCCACATGTTCTCTACCAAGGAAGCAATCATGCAGCAGATCAAAGCTAGCAAAGCCTCCGACGGTTCCGACAAGAAGAAAGACCAGAGAGAGCAGACCAATAAGACACGGAAAGTCAATCAGCAGAAAGAGAACGAGATGGAGGTCGTCCCCTCTTTTGCCAGTCGCTTGCCGCTCCTCCTCTACAGTCCGCGCTTTGATGCCAGAAAGATTAAAGAGGCTGCAGAGAAGCCGCTGGTGAAGATGTCAGCTGTGTTCCAGAGGGGGCTGATTAACCGCAAAAATCAGGACGGGGAAGGGAAGGACTTTAATAAAACTGCCAGGGGATTCGGTTCCTCAAGAACAACTGATGTCTGA